The proteins below come from a single Papaver somniferum cultivar HN1 chromosome 11, ASM357369v1, whole genome shotgun sequence genomic window:
- the LOC113323198 gene encoding putative protein TPRXL has translation MEGSGKKAGKSSSSHGKKNSSSTSQGKSSSSFSSDLFDNKKSSSSNPTSTSSSELFDSVFSTPSTIRGRDSSHSWNIKSDSQGDFKRANEGYSASSRDRNDKGADPCHLSSSIYYGCQDYQDVYNDSSNPRTYQPPLFKKKDGDEDDSTGTNLYSASRGNWWEGSLYY, from the exons ATGGAAGGGAGTGGGAAAAAAGCAGGGAAGTCGTCTTCTTCTCATGGGAAGAAgaattcttcttctacttctcaaGGGAAATCATCATCTTCGTTTTCTTCTGACCTTTTTGATAACAAGAAATCATCGTCTAGCAATCCTACTTCAACTTCATCATCAGAGTTGTTTGACTCTGTGTTTTCTACTCCATCAACG attcgAGGAAGGGATTCTTCTCACTCATGGAACATTAAATCAGATTCTCAAG GGGATTTTAAAAGGGCCAACGAAGGGTATAGTGCGAGTAGCAGGGACAGAAATGACAAAGGAGCAGATCCGTGCCATCTGAGCTCGTCAATTTACTATGGTTGTCAAGACTACCAGGATGTTTATAATGATTCTTCAAACCCTCGAACTTATCAACCACCTCTT TTCAAGAAGAAGGATGGGGATGAAGATGACTCAACTGGGACCAATTTATACAGTGCCTCTAGAGGAAACTGGTGGGAAG GGTCACTCTATTACTAA